The DNA window GCGCCGTGTGGTCGATGATTGTCCGGATTTCGTCGTGCGTCGGGATATCAATGCCGTAGCCGAGTTTCCGCGTCCGGCGCTTCTCGATCTTCTTTTTCTTCGCCCTGACCCGGCTATTGCTCTCATAGACCACATTGCGCGCCACGAAGCCGCCGTCCTGCGCGACGGCGAGGATAGCGCCGAGGTCGACGGTGACCCGCTTTATCAGGTTCGCCGAGCGGCCTTCGTCGTGCAGCCGCTTCTGCCAGTTCCGGATCGTCGGAATGTTCAACTTGGTCAGCAGCAGCTCGCCGATGAACGGCGTGATGTGGAGGTCGAGGTGCGTCTGATAGCTCTCGCGCGTCGACCGCTCGAGCCCGAGCTGTTCGCAATCGGTGATCCAGTTCGCGCCCGCCTGCTTTACCGTGATGGTGTCGGCCTCGGCGACGTGGATCCCGGTGCGCAGTTCCTGCTTCACCTGCTCTTCGAACCGGTCGGCATCCTTCTTCTTGTCGAAGGTCTTTTGTCGCCGGGTCCCGTTCAGATCAAAGTAGTCGACGATCCATGCTTCCTTCGCCCTGCCTTTGGCGGGCTGCCATGTACGCTTGCGAGTAGAGACCATTGTCCCCTCCGATTGTTGTTGCCTACCTGGCAGTATGTATCGTCAAGCCCGGTGGTTCCCCGCGGTGGTCCGTTACTTGGCTAGCACAGTTAATTCTTGATGCTTGCCGGCGCTTGCGTTCCGCTTCCGCATAGCCGCGACCCTGCAGCGATCCGAGCAATAGACAGCATGAGAGCGCCTGCCAGTCAGCGGACCCGTGAGGTAGGCCTTGGAGCAGTGAGCGCACCGGGAGAGCGTCGCGCCGACCTCATAGGCGAACACCGCCTCCATCATCATGAGGTTGGCGAGATCTGTCGGCCGCATGACGAGCTTGTTTCTGCCGTCCGCGTATTCGAACGACGGCGCCAGCGACACGTATTTCAGCACGTCGTTTACGTGCCGGGCTTTCTCAACCGAATCTGGAAACGCGCCGAGGCCCAGGACCTCCCCCAGATCTTCCTTCAGGGTTTCGAGCGACGTCACCGAGACTTGAAACGGAGTAACGAGCTTCTGCGGCAGCCCAAAGCGGGAAACGAAAGCGACAAGGTCTTCGTCGCTCACGGTGTTGATGAGGCGGATTGCAAGCGGATTTTCGAGGTTCGTGATCTCATAGATCACGGGCTCGGACTCGTCGGACCGGGCACACACAAATTTCGTTTCTGTTGTCGATGTCTCCTGGACGAGATGGAGAGGAACGATCTCCACGCCGTCCACAGGTCGTTCCCAGTTCAGCCGTATTGGGATCATCGTCTTGCCTGTTACGATCTTTTTTTAATATCCGTTATATGGATTGCTAACACGACAATAGACGCACTGCAAGCCAGTCCGCTGTGTTACGTTCTTTTCGCAAACACCAGAACAGCGAAAAGGAACTGCCACAATGGAGCCTACGGGAAAATCGAACCTCGACCTGATTTGGGGCGCCGACGCGATCGCGGCCGAGTTGGGCTGTGATCGCCGACGCGCCTTTTACCTTCTGGAAAAGGGCGAAATCCCGGCCAAGAAGGTCGGCGGGAAATGGGTCGTTCGGCGTGACGAGTTGCACGCCTTCTTCGTCAACAGCGGTGCGGCAGCATGATTGCCGCCGGCGTTGTCCTGCTCCTGGTCGCCGGGCTGCTGCGGACCCGCCTCGTACGGCTGACCTTGGCGTTATGGCTGCTTCGCGTCGGCAACGTGCTGATCGAGGCCGCCGAGCGGGCCATGGAACGGTGACCGCGCCCCTCTCCCCGACCGACCATGCTGCCGCCGTTGCATGGCTGAAAGCGAACTGGTCGGCTGCTGAACGGCCGCTGGTGCCGATGATCCGGGAGCGCTTCGGCGCAGGGCCGATCGAGGCCGTCGCGATCTTGCGTGAGGCCAGCCCACACGGCCGCCGCGAGGCGACGACATGACCGCGCCGGCACGAGGTGAGACCGACATGCGCCCCTTCAAGCCGTCAACGGGGTATCAGGACTCGCCCCGATCAGGTGAGCGGAGGCAGGTAGCTTCATATCGGCCGCTACCTCTTCGGTGGCCAACGGGCGATCGGGAACGGCACGAAGCGTTCGAGGCCTGGCACTACCAGGCGATGCGCCTGGTCAACCGAGAGAAAGCGAGCTTCCAGCTGCTCGCCGTCGTCTGGCGGTTCGTCGACTGGCGGACCGGCACGTTCTGGGCCAGCAACAGCGTCTTGGCAGAACATGCCGGCGGCTGCTCCGAGAAGACCATCACCCGCAACATCGAGCATCTCAGGAGGCTTGGCCTCGTCATCGTCGACCTCGGTTTCGCGAAGCGGAAAGATGGGAAATCGTACCGGACGCGGACCGTGCGACTGGCGCTCCCCGACGATCCGAATGCCCTTGGAGAGATGCCCGAGGATGAAGAAACATCGGGACCACGGGTGTCCCGATGATGATCCGCAAAATCCCCTCAATCATCGGGACCACGGGTGTCCAAAACATCGGGACCACAGGTGTCCCATATCCCTTGAAGGTTACCCTTGAAAGGCGCGAGGTCTGAAATGCAGCTGGATCTCTTCACCGACATGAAGCCCGCCGAGGTCAAATCCGACGGCACCGTGCGGGCGTTTCCGCCCGCTCGCCGAGCCGCTCTCGTTCGCTCCACCGCGGCGACGATTTACGCCAAGAGCTACCAGGCCGGCCGCGCCTTCTGGAGCAAGCACGTTGCCCAGCTGAAGCGTGAACTGAAGGCGATCGGCATCGATGCTTCCGGCATGGCAGTCGAGATCGATCGCTACACCATCGCCGTCGGTCGCGAGATCGATCGGCTTACCTACAGCCGCCGCAGACCAGACGGTGCGGCATGATGCTTTCCATGTCCGTTCGCTTGATCGGTGGGGCCGGCTATCGGCCGGCCCCCGCCACCAGACGCCGGCTTCAATCAGAACCAACTGAGTGTGTGTCCCGCGTCGCTATCAAGGTTAGCTCTGAGGTCCAGTCATGAACATCGATCCGATCGCCCTTCGACGCCATCGTGCCTTCGGCCAGGAGATGGCCGAACGTCACTTCCGCCTCTACCCCGCCGACACGTACCCCCCCGAAGTGGTCGTCGACATCATGCGGGACTCAATGATGGAGCCC is part of the Mesorhizobium loti genome and encodes:
- a CDS encoding helix-turn-helix domain-containing protein; translated protein: MEPTGKSNLDLIWGADAIAAELGCDRRRAFYLLEKGEIPAKKVGGKWVVRRDELHAFFVNSGAAA
- a CDS encoding helix-turn-helix domain-containing protein — its product is MTAPARGETDMRPFKPSTGYQDSPRSGERRQVASYRPLPLRWPTGDRERHEAFEAWHYQAMRLVNREKASFQLLAVVWRFVDWRTGTFWASNSVLAEHAGGCSEKTITRNIEHLRRLGLVIVDLGFAKRKDGKSYRTRTVRLALPDDPNALGEMPEDEETSGPRVSR
- a CDS encoding DUF6074 family protein, with the protein product MQLDLFTDMKPAEVKSDGTVRAFPPARRAALVRSTAATIYAKSYQAGRAFWSKHVAQLKRELKAIGIDASGMAVEIDRYTIAVGREIDRLTYSRRRPDGAA